TTCTCCCGGCGGCGGCTGTAGGCGGTCTTGGGAACGTGCACCCGGGTCGGCTTGGCGACCGGCTTGCGAAGGCGGAGGCGGGGCCGCTTGCGGGGGGTGGCCATCGCCCTACGCGGCCCGCTCCGGGAGGCCCGAGGATTCCACGCAGCGGGACACCGGCGGGATCTCCTTCCGGTCGGGGTCTCTGAGGCGCAGAAGGCCGCGGCGCCCGGCCATTATACGGGAGGCTCCGGTGAATGCCAAGGGCGCTACACCGCCCAGCGGGCGAGCGCGGAGGCGGTGGCCTGGTGGGGACCGCACCCGAGGACGGCCCGCAGGGGTCCTGGCGGGAGGGGGCGCGGGAGGCCGACCTTCCGGCGGAGGGCCGCGAGGCGGGCCGCCGCCTCGGCCAGGCGCGCGGCCGGGAGGCGGCCGGCGGCAACGGCCGCCTCGACCCCGGCGCGCGCGCGGGCCTGGGCGGAGGCATCGGCGGCGATGAGGATCGCGTCGGCGCCCGCCTGCAGGGCCAGCACGGCGGCCTCCTCCACGGGCCAGGTCCGGGCGATGGCGCCCATGCCCAGGTCATCGGACATGACCACCCCGCCAAAGCCGAGGTCCCGGCGGAGGAGGCCCAGGATCCGGGGGGAGAAGGTGGCCGGGAGGTCCGGGTCCAGGGCGGGATAGCAGACGTGCGCCGTCATGATGCCCGCGACCTCCGCCGCCACCGCCGCCCGGAACGGGGCACAGGCCGTTCCCGTGAGCCACGCGGCTTCCGCCGGGACCACGGGGAGGGCCTCGTGGGAGTCCACGGCTGTCCCGCCGTGCCCGGGGAAGTGCTTGGCCGTCGCCCCCACCCCCGCCCCCTGCATCCCGCGGACCAAGGCGGCCCCCAGGGCCGCCACCGATGCCGAATCCTCCCCCAGGCACCGCTCCCCCAGGACCGGGTTCCCGGGGCCCACCCGGAGGTCCAGGACGGGCGCCAGGTTCAGGGTGACCCCGACGGCACCGAGCTCCGTGCCCAGGACGCGGCCCACCCGTTCCGCCAGCGCCACGTCCCCCGCCCGCCCCAGGGCGCCGTTCCCCGGAAGGACCGTGAACGGGGGCCCGAAGCGGCTGACGCGCCCCCCCTCCTGGTCCACCGCCACCAGGAGCGGGCGCTCTCCCCGCCACCGCTGCAGCGCCGCGGTGAGTTCCGCCACCTGCTCCGGGGCGAGGATGTTGCGCCCGAAGAGGACCACGCCCCCCGGGCGGAGCGCCTCGAACCACTCCCGGAGGGCCGCGTCCGGCGCTGTCCCCTCGAATCCCAGGAGGAAGAGGTCACCGACCGACGTCGTCCCCGTGCTCATCGCCGCCGCACATCCAGGAGGTCCCGGAGGCCGTCCCCCAGGAAGTTGAAGGCCAGGACCGTGGCCGAGACGCAGAGGCCGGGGAACAGCGTGAGGTGCGGCGCGACCAGCAGGTACTGCCGCCCCTCGTTCAGCATCGCCCCCCAGGAGGGGGTGGGGGGCTGCGCCCCCAACCCGAGGAAGGAGAGGGAGGCCTCGGCGACGACGGCCCCGGCCAGGCCGAAGGTGGCCTCCACGATGACGGGGCCCTGGATGCTCGGGAGCAGGTGGCGGAAGAGGAGGCGGCCCCGTCCGGACCCGAGCGCCGTGGCGGCCTCCACGAACTCGGCCTCCCGCACCACCAGGACCTGCCCCCGGGCGAGCCGGGCGTAGCCGACCCAGCCGATGGCGGAGAGGGCCAGGATGACGTTCGTGAGGCTCGGCCCCAGGATGGCGGCGAGGGCGATGGCGAGGAGGATGCCGGGGAAGGCCTGAAGGATGTCCACGGCCCGCATGGCGATCTCGTCGACCCAGCCGCCCCAGAGCCCGGCCGCCGCCCCAATGAGAACGCCGACGGTGAGCGAGATCCCCACCGCCAGCAGCGCCACCGTGAAAGAGACCCGTCCCCCGAACAGGACCCGGCTCAGGACATCCCGCCCGAGCCGGTCCTGGCCGAAGGGGTGGGCAAGGCTCGGGCCCTCAAGGCCCTCCCGCAGGACCTGCTGGGTCGCCGGCGCTGGGGCCAGGAGCGGCGCGAAGAGGGCCAGGCCGGCCAGGAGCGCCACCAGCAGCGAGGTGCCGAGGAGGAGGGGACGGCTACGCATCGTAGCGGATCCGGGGGTCGACCCACGCGTAGAGGCAATCGGTCGTCAGGTGGACCAGGACGTAGATCGCCGCGATGGTCATCACGCAGCCCTGCACCAGGGGGAAGTCCCGTGTCTGGATGGCGTACAGGGTCAGCCGGCCGAGCCCGGGCCACGAGAAGATGGTCTCGGTGATGATGGCGCCGGAGAGGAGCGCCCCCGCCTGCAGCCCCAGGACGGTGAGGATCGGGATGGCGGCGTTGCGGAGCGCATGGCGCAGGATCACGCGGCGCTCCGGGAGCCCCCGGGCCCGCGCCGCCGTGACGAACTCCCGGGTCAGGACCTCCGCGAGGCTGGCCCGCGTCATCCGGGAGAGGAGCGCGGCCAGGGCCAGCCCCAGGGTGAGGGCCGGCAGCACCACGGATGCCGCCCCCCCGCGGCCCGAGACCGGGAAGGTGCCGGTGCCGATGGCGAAGGCGAGGATGAGGAGCGGACCCAGGACGAAGTTCGGGACGGAGAGGCCGAGGAGGGCCGCCCCCATGGACAGCCGGTCGGCCGGGCGGCCGGCGAAGACGGCGGCGACGGTCCCGAGGGGCAGGGCCAGGGAGAGGGCGACGGCCAGGGCCGCGGCGGCGAGCTCGACCGTCGCGCGGAGGGTCCGCAGGATCATCCCCGCCACGGGCTCCTGGGTCACGAAGGAGGCCCCCAGGTCCCCGCGGGCCAGTCCCGAAAGGAAGACGCCGTACTGGGTGAGCAGCGGCAGGTCCAGGCGCAGCCGGGAGCGCAGGGCCGCCTTGGCCGCCGGCAGGGCCGTCTCCCCCAGCATGATCTCCACCGGGTCGCCGGGGATCAGGTGGATGAGCAGGAAGACGAGGGTGGCGACGCCCCACAGGATGGGGAGGAGGAGTAGGAGCCGGCGCAGGAGGAACCGTCTCATCGCGCCCAGTGCACCTCCCGGAGGGCGCTGAAGTCACCGGCAGGGAGGAGACGGAAGCCGCGGAGGTCGGCCTTGAGGGCCGCGAAGCGCACCTCGTGCCAGAGGAAGACGTAGGGGAGGTCCTCGGCCAGGATCTGCTGGACCCGGCCGTAGAGGGCCCGCCGCGCCTCCCGGTCCGCCGTCCCCCGCGCCGCCTCGAGCAGCCGGTCCACCTCCGGGTTCGCGTAGGCGCCCCGGTTCGCGCCGTGCGGGGGGACGCTCGCCGAATGGAAGATGTAGTGGAGGTAGTCCGGGTCGGCGATCCCGACCCAGGTCAGGGCGGTCACCTGGAAGTTCCCGGAGCGGATGTCGGCGAAGAAGGTCCCCCATTCGTGGCTGACGATCCGGACCCGGATGCCCACCTCTCGGAGCTGCTCCTGGACGACCTCGCCCAGCGCCCGACTCAGCTCGGCGGTCGTCGCCTTGAACGTGAGGGGGAACCGGACGCCGTCCGGCCCGGCGGGGTAGCCCGCCGCGTCCAGCATCGCCTTCGCCCGGGCGGGGTCGTGCGGGACCTGCTGCACGTCGCCCCGGTATGCCCAGTGGCGGGACGGCAGGAGCCCGGTGGCCGGCTCGGCCAGCCCGCGCATCAGGTGGGCGACCAGACCGTCGCGGTCCAGCGCCGAGGCGATGGCGGCCCGGACCCGGCGGTCCCGGAGGATCGGGTCCCGCAGGTTGAAGGCGAGATAGGTCGTGTTGCTGGAGGGCCCGGTGAGGACCTGGACGTGGGGCAGGCTCCGGACCGCCGGGAGGAGCTCCGGCGGCAGGCCCCCCGGCAGAAGGTCCACGGTCCCCTTGCGCAGCTCGAGCAGGCGCGTCGTCGCGTCCGGGATCACCCGGAACCGGAGGGAGGCGATGCGCGGGGGGCCGGCGAAGTGGTCGGGGAATGCGGTGAGCTCCACCTGCTCCCGGGGAACGAGGCGGGCGAGACGATAGGGCCCGGTGCCGACCGGAACGGCCCCGGTCGCCCCCCCACCTTCCGCGGGGCGCGGGACGACGCCGACGGCGAGCGCGGCGAGGAGCGGCGCGTACGGCCCCCGGAGATCCAGGCGGAGGGTATGGCGGTCCAGAACCCGGATGCTCTCCACCGGCTCGAGCGCGCCCCGGAGCGGGGAGCCGAGGGCCGGATCCTGGACGCTCCGGAGGGTGTAGGCCACGTCCTCCGCGGTGAGCTCCCGCCCGTCGTGGAACCGCACGCCGCGGCGGAGGGTGAACCGGTAGGCTTTCCCCCCCGTGACCTCCCAGCGCGCCGCCAGGTCCGGCACCGGCTCGGCCTGCGGGTCGAGCCGGGTCAGGCCGTTGAACAGGAGACCGCTCAGGTGCACCGAAACGGCATCGGTCGCCAGCCGCGGGTCGAGGGTGGCGGGCGCGCTTTCCAGCGCCACGGTCAGACCACCCTCCTCAGCCCTCGGGCCGCGGGCGCAGGCGCCCGCCGCCGCCAGGGTGAGGGCGCACGTCCCGGCCAGAAGGGGGCTTCTTAGCCTGAGGGCTTTCGTAACAGGTCCTCCTCCGCCGTCCTCCCGACGACAATTTCTGCATGGCCCGCGGCGCGGCCCGTTATGCCGCGGCCCGGACGCGCCGGGGCTCCCGGCCGCCGCCGCGTCCCGCGGCACCCCTCTTGCACCCCCCCTGACGACGCCTCATGGCCCAACCGCAGGTCGCCGAAAGGATGATCCGCCGTGCCCTGGAACTCCCGGCGTTCCGCCCGTCGGCCTCGCCGCAACGCTCCCCGCTGGCGCCTGTGCCTTGAGCCCGGCCTCGTCCTCACGCTGCTCCTGACGCTCCAGGTCGCGGGTCTCCTGGCGGTGCGTCCCGGCCTGCATCCCCCGCTCGCCCTGGAGCCCCCGCCGGCGGCGGCCCGTCTCGCGGAGGCTGCGCCGGCAGTGTCCACCCGCGCCGACCTCGCGGCCGCACGGACGGGGGAACAGAGCGAGCGTTTCCGCGACCCCCGGAGGCCCTCCCCCGCCCTCGGCGGGCCGGGAGCGGCGCGGGGGGCGTCCCCGCCGATCCTCGCGCAGGTGGCTTTCCCGGAGCGGCCGCCCTGGTACCGGGTGGCCCGCCCGCACCCGATCGCGGCCCCGGGCGCCCCGCGCCTCCGCGGGGTGGTCGAGGACGCGGAGACCGGCCAGCCCCTCACCGGGGCCCGCATCCTCTCCGAGGGACAGGTCCTGGCCGTCGCCGAGGAGGGCCGCTTCCAGCTCCCCTTCGCGCGCGATGGGGGAATGGTCCGCGTGAAGGCCCTGAACCACCGGGCGGCGGAGGTCCTGGTCCCCGCCGGAGAGGACCGGGAGGTGACCGTCCGCCTGGAGCCCTTCACCCCCCGGGGCGTGTACCTCACCTTCTACGGCATCGGGGACCGGGCGATCCGGGCCCGGACCCTGGAGCTTCTGGAGCGGACCCCGCTCAACACCCTCATCATCGACGTGAAGGGCGACCGGGGATTCATCTCCTACAAGAGCCAGGTTCCGCTGGCGCAGGCGATCGGGGCGACCCGGATCACCACCTTCCGCGACGTGGACGTCCTGCTGCCGACCCTCCGGGCGCAGGGGATCTACACCATCGCCCGCATCGTGACCTTCAAGGACCCGGTCCTGGCCGCGGCCCACCCCGAGTGGGCCGTCCGGGACGAGCGGACCGGGGAACCCTGGCTCGACAACGAGGGGCTCGCCTGGGTGGACCCGTTCCGGCCCGAGGTCTGGGCCTACGTCACCGCGGTTGCGCGGGAGGCGGCCGAGAAGGGGTTCGACGAGATCCAGTTCGACTACGTCCGCTTCCCCACGGACGGCCGGATCGAGCACGCGCTGTACTCCCAGCCGCCCGAGCTCACGGAGCGCCTTGCGGCGATCAATGGCTTCCTCGCGGAGGCGGCCGCGGCCGTGAAGCCCCTCGGCGCCTTCGTGGCCGCCGATGTCTTCGGCTACACCCTCTGGCGCACCGACGACACCGGCATCGGCCAGCGGATCGAGGACATGGCCCGCCACGTGGACGTCCTCTCGCCGATGGTCTATCCCTCCTCCTACCACCTGGGGATCCCGGGGTACCGCTACTCGGTCGCCTACCCCTACGAGATCGTCTACCGGAGCCTCGCGCGGGGCCGCCAGCGCCTCCGGGGGCACCCGGTCCGGATCCGTCCCTGGCTGCAGGACTTCCGCGACTACGCCTTTGACCGCCGCCGGTACACCCGCGACGACGTCCTCGCCCAGACCCGGGCCTCCGAAGAGGCGGTCGGCGTGGACGGCTGGATGCTCTGGAACCCGCGCTCCCGGTACACGGCGGACGCCCTGGTGGCCCGGCGGAGCGAGAACGGGGCCGTGCCGGCGGCGGAGGCCGTCGAGGCTGCGCCGGAGACGGAGACGGAAACCGCCCACATCGTGCCGGCGGCCGCGGCGGCCCATGGTGCGCCTACGCCGGAGGTCGTCGAGGCCACTGCCCTGACAGAGGCGGCCGAGCCCGCGCCCCCCGACGGGGTTCTCCCATAGCCCCCGGAGTGAGCCGGCGCGGCCTCCTCCTCGCCGCCGCGGGGGGCCTCTGTCTGCTCGCGGGCGCGGGGGCCGCCTCCCGCCTCGCCCTGGCGCCCCCCGCAACGGCCGCCCCCCCGCCCCTCGCGGTCCTCCCCGCCCGGCCGCCGAACGAGGTGGGGCAGATCCTGATCCTGGAGTACCACCGGATCGGCCCGGCCGAGGACCGATGGACGCGGAGCGTGGAGAACTTCCGCGCCGACCTCTCCCGTCTCTACGAGGAGGGCTACCGGCCCGTCCGGCTCGGGGACCTCCTCGACGGCCGGATCGACCTGCCCGCAGGCCTCAGCCCCGTCGTCCTCACCTTCGATGACTCCTCGCCCGGCCAGTTCCGGTACCTGGAGCAGGACGGGGACGTCCAGATTGACCCGGACTCGGCCGTCGGCATTCTCCTGGACTTTCACCGGGGTCACCCCGACTTCGCGGCCCGGGCCACCTTCTACGTGCTGCCGGCCGCCGCACAGCCGCACCGGCTCTTCGGCCAGCCGGCCCACGAGCGGCAGAAGCTCCGCCACCTGGTGGAGCTGGGATTCGAGATCGGCAACCACACCCTCTGGCACGCCAACCTGGGCCGGGCCGACGCGGCCACGATCCGCTACCAGCTCGCCTCGGCCCTGCGGGTCATCCAGGAGGCGGTCCCGGGGTACCGCGTCCGGACGTTGGCCCTCCCCTTCGGCGCCTACCCCTCCGACCTGGCCGCCGCCGTTGCGGGAGAGGCCCACGGAATCGCCTACCGCCACGAGGCGATCCTGATGGTCGCGGGGGGACCTGCGCCCTCGCCCTTCGCCGCCGCCTTCGACCCGCTCCACCTCCCCCGGATCCAGGCCACGTCCGCGGAGCTCACGCGCTGGCTCGACCACTTCGCCCGCCAACCGGGTGAGCGCTTCGTGAGCGACGGCGATCCGGCCGCCGTCACCGTCCCCCGGTCCCGCGCGCATCTCCTCCGCACTCCGCTGCCCGGCCAGACCGTGGCGCGCCTCGGTTCCGGATCCTAACACCAACGACATACGTCGTGTGACAGACGGTCCGGGTGGCGCCGGTGCCAGGACCCGGACCGTGTCGCGTTCATGCGGTCGTTTGCATTAGTAGAGCAGGTACCGCTCCCGCACCCGGAGGAAGGCCTCCAGCGCCTCCGGCTCCGCCTCCGCCGCCGCCCGCCCGTCTCCCCGCCGGAGCCACTCCATCGCCGTCCGGTTCCCGAGGAGCTGCTGCACCTTCTCCAGCTCGAAGGTCCCGGGGTAGAGCCGGTGCAGGGCGGCGCCGATCTCGAGGCCGGTGCGGACGGCCCGGAAGCTCTCCCGGTCCGTGAGGAGGAGCCGCACCCCCTGGCAGGCCTCCCCCGCGTAGACGGACGCCCGGGGGGTGAAGCGCGTGGGGTCGAACCGGACGCCGGGGAGCTGCAGGGCAACGAGAGCGGCGGCCAGCGCCTCCCCGTTGATCCAGGGAGCCCCCAGAACCTCGAAGGGGAGCTCGGTCCCCCGACCCACGGAGACGTTGGCCGACTCCAGCAGGCCCACCGCCGGGTACAGGGTGGCCGCCGCGAGGCTCCGGATGTTGGGGGAGGGGTTCACCCAGGGGAGTCCGGTCTGGTCGAACCACTGCTCCCGCTTCCATCCCCGGACCGGAATGACCGTCAGCTCCGCTCCCGTCCCCCGCTCGCCGTTGAAGAGACGGGCCAGCTCCCCCACGGTCATCCCGTGGCGGATGGGGAGGGGGTGGTAACCGGTGAAGGAGGTCAGGTCGGGGTCCAGGACCGGTCCTTCCACGATGCGCCCGGTGATGGGATTCGGGCGGTCCAGGACCACGACCGGCAGACCCTCCAGGGCGGCCGCCTCCAGGACGTACCCCAGGGTGGTGATGTAGGTGTAGAAGCGGGTCCCCACGTCCTGCAGGTCGAAGAGGAGGAGGTCGAGGCCCCGGAGCATCGGGGGCATGGGGCGCAGCGTGGATCCGTAGAGGCTGTACACCGGCAGCCCGGAGGCGGCGTCGGTGGCCGCCGGGATCGGACCCTCCGCGGTCCCGCCCAGGCCGTGCTCCGGACTGAAGAGGGCCCGCAGCCGGACCCCTCCGTCCCGCAGCAAGTCCGCCGTCCGGTGCCCCTCCCGGTCCTGCCCCGTCTGGTTGGTGACCAGCCCGACCCTCTGGCCCATGAGGGGGACCCAGGCCAGGCTCTCCAGAACCTCCACCCCCGGCCGGACGGCGACCGTCGCCTCCCCCGGCTCCGGATCGGGGCCGTCCAGGAGGGCCCGCCCCGCCGCCGACGTCACGGCTCCCCGGAGCCCGGTGAGGTCGCCGGTGCCATCCGGATGGACGCGGTTGCTGAGGAAGACCACGACGGTCTCGGTGGGCTGGTCGATCCAGAGGGCGGTCCCCGTGAATCCGGTGTGACCGAAGGAGCCGGGGGAGGTGTGGATCCCCCGGACGGCGGCGGGAGAGTCCACGTCCCAGCCCAGCGTCCGCCGGCCGCGGGCGCCCGGGAGGGGAAGCGGGCTCACCATGCGGGCCACCGTCCGGGGCTGAAGGATCCGCCCGCCCCCGTAGGCGCCGCCGTTCAGCATCGCCTGGGCGAAGCGGGCCAGGTCCTCGGCCGTCGAGAAGAGGCCGGCGTGGCCCGCCGCGCCCCCCATCCGGAAGGCCAGCGGGTCGTGGACGACCCCGTGGCGCACGAGCCCATCCACCATCTGCGTCGGGGCGATGCGGTCCCGCCAGGCTTCCGGCGGGTTGAAGGCACTGTCGCGCATCCCCAGGCGCGCGAAGATCCGCTCCTGCGCCAGGACCGGGAGGGGCCGCCCCGTGACCCGCTCCAGGAGCGCCCCCAGGAGGATGTAGTTCAAATCGCCGTAGAGGTAGCGGGCGCCCGGGGGGTGAAGCGGCCGCTCCCGCCGGATCGCCTGGAGGACGGCGGCCAGCCCCTTCGAGGCGTCTTCCCGGGGCAGGCCGGGGGGGAGACCCGAGGTGTGCACGAGGAGCTGCTCCAGCGTCGCCCGGCCGGCCGGGTGCCCTCGAAACTCCGGCAGGTGCCGCTGCAGGGGGTCCCCGAGGCGGACCCGGCCCTCCTCCACGAGCTGGAGAACGAGGGGGACCGTCACCACGACCTTGGTGAGGGAGGCGACGTCGAAGATGGTGGTGAGGTTCATCGGACGGCGCTCGGGCAGGAGCGCCCGATCCCCCACCGCGCGCCAGAAGACCACGTGCCCCTGCCGCGCCACGAGGACGACCGCTCCGGGGAGGCGCCGCTCGCCGACCGCCTCCTGGAGGAGGTCCTCGATCTCCTGCAGGCGCATCGCCGACATGCCGGCGGCCGCCGGCTCGGCCAGCGTGAGGGAGCGGGGCGGGGCGGCGGATCCGGGAGAGGGGAGGAGGAGCGCGCCCAGCGCCAGCAGGGCCG
This is a stretch of genomic DNA from Candidatus Methylomirabilis sp.. It encodes these proteins:
- the nagZ gene encoding beta-N-acetylhexosaminidase, encoding MSTGTTSVGDLFLLGFEGTAPDAALREWFEALRPGGVVLFGRNILAPEQVAELTAALQRWRGERPLLVAVDQEGGRVSRFGPPFTVLPGNGALGRAGDVALAERVGRVLGTELGAVGVTLNLAPVLDLRVGPGNPVLGERCLGEDSASVAALGAALVRGMQGAGVGATAKHFPGHGGTAVDSHEALPVVPAEAAWLTGTACAPFRAAVAAEVAGIMTAHVCYPALDPDLPATFSPRILGLLRRDLGFGGVVMSDDLGMGAIARTWPVEEAAVLALQAGADAILIAADASAQARARAGVEAAVAAGRLPAARLAEAAARLAALRRKVGLPRPLPPGPLRAVLGCGPHQATASALARWAV
- a CDS encoding ABC transporter permease, with translation MRSRPLLLGTSLLVALLAGLALFAPLLAPAPATQQVLREGLEGPSLAHPFGQDRLGRDVLSRVLFGGRVSFTVALLAVGISLTVGVLIGAAAGLWGGWVDEIAMRAVDILQAFPGILLAIALAAILGPSLTNVILALSAIGWVGYARLARGQVLVVREAEFVEAATALGSGRGRLLFRHLLPSIQGPVIVEATFGLAGAVVAEASLSFLGLGAQPPTPSWGAMLNEGRQYLLVAPHLTLFPGLCVSATVLAFNFLGDGLRDLLDVRRR
- a CDS encoding ABC transporter permease, yielding MRRFLLRRLLLLLPILWGVATLVFLLIHLIPGDPVEIMLGETALPAAKAALRSRLRLDLPLLTQYGVFLSGLARGDLGASFVTQEPVAGMILRTLRATVELAAAALAVALSLALPLGTVAAVFAGRPADRLSMGAALLGLSVPNFVLGPLLILAFAIGTGTFPVSGRGGAASVVLPALTLGLALAALLSRMTRASLAEVLTREFVTAARARGLPERRVILRHALRNAAIPILTVLGLQAGALLSGAIITETIFSWPGLGRLTLYAIQTRDFPLVQGCVMTIAAIYVLVHLTTDCLYAWVDPRIRYDA
- a CDS encoding ABC transporter substrate-binding protein, producing MALESAPATLDPRLATDAVSVHLSGLLFNGLTRLDPQAEPVPDLAARWEVTGGKAYRFTLRRGVRFHDGRELTAEDVAYTLRSVQDPALGSPLRGALEPVESIRVLDRHTLRLDLRGPYAPLLAALAVGVVPRPAEGGGATGAVPVGTGPYRLARLVPREQVELTAFPDHFAGPPRIASLRFRVIPDATTRLLELRKGTVDLLPGGLPPELLPAVRSLPHVQVLTGPSSNTTYLAFNLRDPILRDRRVRAAIASALDRDGLVAHLMRGLAEPATGLLPSRHWAYRGDVQQVPHDPARAKAMLDAAGYPAGPDGVRFPLTFKATTAELSRALGEVVQEQLREVGIRVRIVSHEWGTFFADIRSGNFQVTALTWVGIADPDYLHYIFHSASVPPHGANRGAYANPEVDRLLEAARGTADREARRALYGRVQQILAEDLPYVFLWHEVRFAALKADLRGFRLLPAGDFSALREVHWAR
- a CDS encoding putative glycoside hydrolase, which encodes MPWNSRRSARRPRRNAPRWRLCLEPGLVLTLLLTLQVAGLLAVRPGLHPPLALEPPPAAARLAEAAPAVSTRADLAAARTGEQSERFRDPRRPSPALGGPGAARGASPPILAQVAFPERPPWYRVARPHPIAAPGAPRLRGVVEDAETGQPLTGARILSEGQVLAVAEEGRFQLPFARDGGMVRVKALNHRAAEVLVPAGEDREVTVRLEPFTPRGVYLTFYGIGDRAIRARTLELLERTPLNTLIIDVKGDRGFISYKSQVPLAQAIGATRITTFRDVDVLLPTLRAQGIYTIARIVTFKDPVLAAAHPEWAVRDERTGEPWLDNEGLAWVDPFRPEVWAYVTAVAREAAEKGFDEIQFDYVRFPTDGRIEHALYSQPPELTERLAAINGFLAEAAAAVKPLGAFVAADVFGYTLWRTDDTGIGQRIEDMARHVDVLSPMVYPSSYHLGIPGYRYSVAYPYEIVYRSLARGRQRLRGHPVRIRPWLQDFRDYAFDRRRYTRDDVLAQTRASEEAVGVDGWMLWNPRSRYTADALVARRSENGAVPAAEAVEAAPETETETAHIVPAAAAAHGAPTPEVVEATALTEAAEPAPPDGVLP
- a CDS encoding polysaccharide deacetylase family protein, producing the protein MSRRGLLLAAAGGLCLLAGAGAASRLALAPPATAAPPPLAVLPARPPNEVGQILILEYHRIGPAEDRWTRSVENFRADLSRLYEEGYRPVRLGDLLDGRIDLPAGLSPVVLTFDDSSPGQFRYLEQDGDVQIDPDSAVGILLDFHRGHPDFAARATFYVLPAAAQPHRLFGQPAHERQKLRHLVELGFEIGNHTLWHANLGRADAATIRYQLASALRVIQEAVPGYRVRTLALPFGAYPSDLAAAVAGEAHGIAYRHEAILMVAGGPAPSPFAAAFDPLHLPRIQATSAELTRWLDHFARQPGERFVSDGDPAAVTVPRSRAHLLRTPLPGQTVARLGSGS
- a CDS encoding exo-beta-N-acetylmuramidase NamZ domain-containing protein, which translates into the protein MPWPSCSRPCALAAPALLALGALLLPSPGSAAPPRSLTLAEPAAAGMSAMRLQEIEDLLQEAVGERRLPGAVVLVARQGHVVFWRAVGDRALLPERRPMNLTTIFDVASLTKVVVTVPLVLQLVEEGRVRLGDPLQRHLPEFRGHPAGRATLEQLLVHTSGLPPGLPREDASKGLAAVLQAIRRERPLHPPGARYLYGDLNYILLGALLERVTGRPLPVLAQERIFARLGMRDSAFNPPEAWRDRIAPTQMVDGLVRHGVVHDPLAFRMGGAAGHAGLFSTAEDLARFAQAMLNGGAYGGGRILQPRTVARMVSPLPLPGARGRRTLGWDVDSPAAVRGIHTSPGSFGHTGFTGTALWIDQPTETVVVFLSNRVHPDGTGDLTGLRGAVTSAAGRALLDGPDPEPGEATVAVRPGVEVLESLAWVPLMGQRVGLVTNQTGQDREGHRTADLLRDGGVRLRALFSPEHGLGGTAEGPIPAATDAASGLPVYSLYGSTLRPMPPMLRGLDLLLFDLQDVGTRFYTYITTLGYVLEAAALEGLPVVVLDRPNPITGRIVEGPVLDPDLTSFTGYHPLPIRHGMTVGELARLFNGERGTGAELTVIPVRGWKREQWFDQTGLPWVNPSPNIRSLAAATLYPAVGLLESANVSVGRGTELPFEVLGAPWINGEALAAALVALQLPGVRFDPTRFTPRASVYAGEACQGVRLLLTDRESFRAVRTGLEIGAALHRLYPGTFELEKVQQLLGNRTAMEWLRRGDGRAAAEAEPEALEAFLRVRERYLLY